The DNA window ATCACAGGGTATGATTTAAACTGGGTGGAAGTAAATCAAGAGCGCCATCAAACAAGTCTTATCATGACGCCTAATAAACTCCTTCTCGAATGGCCAGTCAAAACCATTAAAGATATTAAAGAAAATAGTTTTGAAGCTATTGAATCTTTGAATATTGAAATTATTTTATTGGGCACTGGCAACATACAAGAACATCTTGAACCAAGACTTTTAGAATATTTTTCAAAGAAAAATATGGCGATTGAATGTATGAACAATCAATCCGCGTGCAGAACCTATAATATTCTGGCAAACGAAGAGCGCAAAGTATTGCTCGCGCTTATGCTTTAAAGATTTTTTGTTGAGAATACAAGACAGGCGTTTGTACCGCCAAAACCGAAGCTATTTGAAATCGCCGTTTTCACTTCAATATTATCAATACGTTTTGTTACGATAGGTAGATCTTTAGCTAAAGGATCTAGCTCTTCAATATTCACTGATGGTGCAATAAATTTATTTTCCATCATGATCAAACTATAAATTGCTTCATTCACGCCAGCCGCGCCTAATGCGTGACCCGACAAAGATTTTGTAGAGGCAATATGCGGCATAGGGCCATATTTATTATCGGCAAAGACTGCACGAATGGCTTCAAGTTCTTTCACATCACCTACAGGGGTGCTTGTGCCATGTGTATTCATATAATCAACTTGATCAATACCTTGAAGAGCTAATTCCATACAACGTTGCGCCCCTTCACCACTCGGAGCCACCATATCATAGCCGTCTGAAGTTGCCCCATAACCTACGACTTCAGCATAAATTTTTGCATTGCGTGCTTTCGCGTGCTCATACTCCTCTAGAACAAGTATGCCGCCGCCGCCTGCAATCACGAATCCATCTCGATTCGCATCATAAGTGCGAGATGCTTTATCTGGCGTTGCATTATATTTAGAAGAAAGTGCACCCATTGCATCAAATAAAAAGCTCATGGTCCAATGCTCTTCTTCGGCACCCCCAGCAAATACGATATCCTGTTTACCGTATTGAATTTGCTCATAAGCATTACCAATGCAATGCGCACTGGTTGAACATGCAGAGCTAATACTGTAATTAATCCCTTTGATCTGAGCCCCAGTTGCAAGACATGCAGCTACGCCACTCGACATGGTTTTAGTCACCATATAAGGGCCTACTCGTCGAATGCCTTTTTCTCGAAGTGTGTCTGTGCCTTCCAACATACTTTCCGTGGATGTGCCTCCAGCGCCTACAATAAGGCCTGTTCTGATATTAGATACAAGGGTTTCTGGAAGATTGGCGTCTTGAATAGCTTCTTGCATAGCAAGCCAAGCATAAGCATGGCCTTTGGCCATGAATCGAAGGAGTTTACGATCGATAAGTTCAGAAAAATCTAAATCAATAGATCCAGCAACATGAGATCTCAATCCATGAGCTTCATATTCAGGCTGAAATTTAATGCCTGAACGAGCTTGGTATAAGCTATCTTGAACTTCTTTTTTATTATTACCTAGGCTAGATACAATACCTAATCCGGTAACAACAACACGACGGGTCATGCGTCGCCTCCCATTAAATAACGATCAAAAATTATCAGTACGCGTAAACAATCCGACACGCAAATCTTTCGCATGGTAAATCTCTCGGCCATCAACTGACATTTTAGCATCAGCAATGCCCATGATTAATTTACGCATAATTACTCTTTTTAAATCAATTACATAGGTAATTTTTTGCGCTGTAGGTAATACCTGACCTGTAAACTTAATTTCACCGCCGCCAAGTGCACGACCACGGCCTAAACCACCTTTCCATCCCAAATAGAAGCCAACCAATTGCCACATCGCATCAAGCCCTAAACAGCCTGGCATGACAGGGTCGCCTTCAAAGTGACAACCAAAAAACCAAAGATCTCTATTGACATCTAGTTCCGCAATAATCTGTCCATTATTGTATTCGCCGCCCTCGTCAGTAATAGAAACGATGCGATCAAACATAAGCATGGGGGGTAATGGAAGCTGTGCGTTGCCTGGACCAAACATCTCTCCTCGGCCGCAAGACAAAAGCTCTTCTTTTGTATAGCTATTTTTTTTAGGCATTGGGTTTTTAGGCTGCTGATAAAAAAGATTGTGAAAAAATATTTGTTTGATAACGCAAGTATTTTATCGTGTTTTTATCTATTTACCCTTATAAATTATTACGCTACTATGAAAAACATAGTAAAACACTCAACTAACAATTTCATCTATTAGGATTCGATATGAGCGACCAAAATCTGGCTGACTGGAGAAAACTTGCAGTCAAACTTGAAGCAGAAATTAATAAAGTTATCGTAGGGCAAGAAAGTCCTATCAGGCTTATTACCACTTCAATTTTTGCACGAGGGCACGTTCTCCTTGAGGGTGATGTGGGAGTTGGAAAAACAACATTACTTAAGGCTTTTACGCGTGCTATTGGCGGTGGTTACCAACGTATCGAAGGTACGATTGACCTTATGCCAAACGATCTTATCTATCACACTTATCTCGGTGAAGATGGAAAGCCCCATGTAAGCCCAGGCCCTATTTTGATGTCAGGCAGTGATTTATCAATTTTCTTTTTCAATGAAATCAATCGTGCAAGACCGCAAGTGCATTCATTGCTTTTAAGAATCATGGCAGAAAAAACACTATCCGCATTTAATAAAGAACATCACTTTCCTCATATGGTGGTATTTGCTGATCGAAACCAAGTAGAACGTGAAGAAACATTTGAAATTCCTTCAGCAGCGCGTGATCGTTTTATGATGGAAATACCTATTCTTATCCCAAAAGCTGATCAGATGATGAAAGACTTAGTCTTTGAAACTAAATTCCATAACGCAGACAAACTGATTGAAGAAGTCAAACCTGATCTTATTAAATTTAATAAGCTCAATGAACTTTCAGAAACAATTCAAGAAAATATTAAAGCCAGTGATGCATTAAAAAATTATGCGTTACGTTTATGGAAGGCTACAAAAAATCCTGGCGATTATGGTATTAAATTATCTGATATTGATATGAATCGATTAATCGTATCAGGCGCTAGCCCGCGCGGTATGAGCATGATGATGAAAGCAGCGCGTGTGAATGCATGGCTTAATGATCGAACATCAGTGACCCCTGCAGATATTCACGCAGTTTTCCATGAAACTATTGCCCATCGACTCGTATT is part of the Candidatus Methylopumilus rimovensis genome and encodes:
- a CDS encoding Mth938-like domain-containing protein is translated as MKFHLIQSDNKNLITGYDLNWVEVNQERHQTSLIMTPNKLLLEWPVKTIKDIKENSFEAIESLNIEIILLGTGNIQEHLEPRLLEYFSKKNMAIECMNNQSACRTYNILANEERKVLLALML
- the fabB gene encoding beta-ketoacyl-ACP synthase I, whose translation is MTRRVVVTGLGIVSSLGNNKKEVQDSLYQARSGIKFQPEYEAHGLRSHVAGSIDLDFSELIDRKLLRFMAKGHAYAWLAMQEAIQDANLPETLVSNIRTGLIVGAGGTSTESMLEGTDTLREKGIRRVGPYMVTKTMSSGVAACLATGAQIKGINYSISSACSTSAHCIGNAYEQIQYGKQDIVFAGGAEEEHWTMSFLFDAMGALSSKYNATPDKASRTYDANRDGFVIAGGGGILVLEEYEHAKARNAKIYAEVVGYGATSDGYDMVAPSGEGAQRCMELALQGIDQVDYMNTHGTSTPVGDVKELEAIRAVFADNKYGPMPHIASTKSLSGHALGAAGVNEAIYSLIMMENKFIAPSVNIEELDPLAKDLPIVTKRIDNIEVKTAISNSFGFGGTNACLVFSTKNL
- the fabA gene encoding 3-hydroxyacyl-[acyl-carrier-protein] dehydratase FabA, producing MPKKNSYTKEELLSCGRGEMFGPGNAQLPLPPMLMFDRIVSITDEGGEYNNGQIIAELDVNRDLWFFGCHFEGDPVMPGCLGLDAMWQLVGFYLGWKGGLGRGRALGGGEIKFTGQVLPTAQKITYVIDLKRVIMRKLIMGIADAKMSVDGREIYHAKDLRVGLFTRTDNF
- a CDS encoding AAA family ATPase, with product MSDQNLADWRKLAVKLEAEINKVIVGQESPIRLITTSIFARGHVLLEGDVGVGKTTLLKAFTRAIGGGYQRIEGTIDLMPNDLIYHTYLGEDGKPHVSPGPILMSGSDLSIFFFNEINRARPQVHSLLLRIMAEKTLSAFNKEHHFPHMVVFADRNQVEREETFEIPSAARDRFMMEIPILIPKADQMMKDLVFETKFHNADKLIEEVKPDLIKFNKLNELSETIQENIKASDALKNYALRLWKATKNPGDYGIKLSDIDMNRLIVSGASPRGMSMMMKAARVNAWLNDRTSVTPADIHAVFHETIAHRLVFNPVYEMRRTIIARDLTNGILNAINAP